A genomic segment from Pseudoduganella chitinolytica encodes:
- a CDS encoding EAL domain-containing protein, which yields MLRRALAEDQLLLVYQPLVDLQSGAISSVEALLRWRHPAGALLEAAEALPSIEAAGMGAVVGEWVLQQACRDARRWRGHGAAGLKVAINISPEQFCDPAFGAAVRDCVRASDMQPALLSLEITEAALAHAGANCDALLANYRALGLNLILDDFGTGHSSLGNLRRYPFDVLKIDAQFVRNVVTDSGNAAMCRAIIAMAHHLGIDVVAEGVETEVQCDFLRRNMCDHIQGYFFAAPATPEQIDLLLTEQSALPPHLLRLHKPQRRLLLVDDEPNIVAALRRLLRSEHYQIFTAYSGQQGLDLLATQPVDVIVSDQRMPGMVGADFLRKAREQYPETIRIMLSGYTELQSVTDAVNEGAIYKFLTKPWDDQQLRGHIAEGFRVKEIADENRRLDLEVRTANQELAAANRRMEELLTEKQRQITRDEISLNIARELLQHLPLPVIGMDDAGMIAFVNGAAEALFRHHGALLGNEVASVLPQLCAAVDAAATDAGAAPAGDGGGQASHTHKAEIDGQHYAVVVYPMGERSDSRGSLISLSRAAAP from the coding sequence TTGTTGCGCCGCGCCCTTGCCGAGGACCAGCTGCTACTGGTGTACCAGCCGCTGGTGGACCTGCAAAGCGGCGCCATTTCCAGCGTCGAGGCGCTGCTGCGCTGGCGCCATCCGGCCGGCGCGCTGCTCGAAGCGGCCGAGGCCCTGCCATCGATCGAGGCCGCCGGCATGGGTGCCGTCGTCGGCGAGTGGGTCTTGCAGCAGGCCTGCCGCGATGCGCGCCGCTGGCGCGGCCACGGCGCGGCGGGCCTCAAGGTGGCGATCAATATCTCTCCCGAGCAGTTTTGCGATCCCGCCTTCGGCGCGGCCGTGAGGGACTGTGTGCGGGCCAGCGACATGCAGCCGGCACTGCTGTCGCTGGAAATCACCGAGGCCGCGCTGGCCCATGCCGGGGCGAACTGCGATGCGCTCCTGGCCAATTACCGCGCCCTTGGGCTGAACCTTATTCTGGACGACTTCGGCACCGGTCATTCGTCGCTTGGCAACCTGAGACGATATCCGTTCGATGTCCTCAAGATCGACGCCCAGTTTGTCCGCAATGTCGTCACCGACAGCGGCAATGCTGCCATGTGCCGGGCCATCATCGCCATGGCGCATCACCTGGGCATCGACGTCGTCGCCGAAGGTGTCGAGACTGAAGTGCAGTGCGACTTCCTGCGCCGCAACATGTGCGATCACATCCAAGGCTATTTCTTCGCCGCGCCCGCGACGCCGGAACAGATCGACCTGCTGCTGACCGAACAGAGCGCGCTGCCGCCGCACCTGCTGCGCTTGCACAAGCCGCAACGCCGGCTGCTGCTGGTCGACGACGAACCGAATATCGTGGCCGCGCTGCGGCGGCTGCTGCGCAGCGAGCACTATCAGATCTTCACGGCCTACAGCGGCCAGCAGGGACTCGATCTGCTGGCCACGCAACCGGTCGACGTGATCGTCTCTGACCAGCGCATGCCCGGCATGGTCGGCGCCGACTTCCTGCGCAAGGCCAGAGAGCAGTACCCGGAAACGATCCGCATCATGCTGTCCGGATACACCGAGCTGCAGTCCGTGACGGACGCCGTCAACGAAGGCGCGATCTACAAGTTCCTGACCAAGCCGTGGGACGACCAACAGCTGCGCGGCCATATCGCCGAAGGCTTCCGCGTCAAGGAGATCGCCGACGAAAACCGGCGCCTGGACCTCGAGGTACGCACGGCCAACCAGGAACTGGCCGCCGCCAATCGCCGCATGGAAGAGCTCCTGACCGAAAAGCAGCGCCAGATCACGCGCGACGAAATCAGCCTGAACATCGCGCGCGAGCTGCTGCAGCACCTGCCACTGCCAGTGATCGGCATGGACGATGCCGGCATGATCGCCTTTGTCAACGGTGCGGCCGAAGCGCTGTTCCGGCACCACGGCGCGCTGCTCGGCAACGAAGTGGCCAGCGTCCTGCCGCAGTTGTGCGCGGCGGTCGACGCCGCGGCGACCGATGCCGGGGCGGCACCGGCCGGGGATGGTGGCGGCCAGGCCAGCCATACGCACAAGGCCGAAATCGACGGGCAGCACTATGCCGTCGTCGTGTATCCGATGGGAGAGCGGTCGGACTCGCGCGGCAGCCTGATCTCGCTCAGCCGGGCGGCCGCGCCATGA
- the phaC gene encoding class I poly(R)-hydroxyalkanoic acid synthase — translation MNKPDLMPDPQAIATAWMSQISDPNQWQSWFRMMPDMDALPGAALLRDAGAGVRPDVLDTLKNDYIAEFGALWQEFLAGRTPQLKDKRFAAPAWTSNPVTAFNAAAYLLNAKFLIAMADAVDASAHQKQKIRFAVQQVVEAMSPANFLATNPEAQQKLIETKGESLTKGLANMLEDMRRGHISQSDEKAFEVGRNLATTEGQVVYENALFQLLQYKPQTPTVHQRPLLMVPPCINKYYILDLQPDNSLVRYAVEQGNTVFLVSWRNADQSLAQTGWDDYVEQGVIEALRVTQDISREDKLNTLGFCVGGTLLATALAVLAARGEQPAASVTLLTTFLDFSDTGVLSVFVDETQVKLREQTLARGGLMAGRDLASTFSSLRPNDLVWNYVQSNYLKGNEPPPFDLLYWNADSTNLPGPMFCWYLRNTYLENSLKVPGKLTVAGVPVDLGTIDAPVFVYASREDHIVPWQSAYGSTLVLNPGRRERNRFVLGASGHIAGVINSPAKKKRSYWLNDDATAPADAWLAGATEHPGSWWPEWAAFLAEHGGKDVKAPAKLGNAKYKPIEPAPGRYVKQKAE, via the coding sequence ATGAACAAGCCTGACCTTATGCCCGACCCGCAAGCGATCGCTACCGCATGGATGTCCCAGATCAGCGATCCGAACCAGTGGCAGTCGTGGTTCCGCATGATGCCCGACATGGACGCGCTGCCCGGCGCCGCGCTGCTGCGCGATGCGGGCGCCGGCGTGCGGCCCGACGTGCTGGACACCCTGAAGAACGACTATATCGCCGAATTCGGCGCGCTGTGGCAGGAATTCCTTGCCGGCCGCACCCCGCAGTTGAAAGACAAGCGTTTCGCCGCGCCGGCGTGGACGTCCAATCCCGTTACGGCGTTCAACGCCGCAGCCTACCTGCTCAATGCCAAGTTCCTGATCGCGATGGCCGATGCCGTCGACGCGTCGGCGCACCAGAAACAGAAGATCCGCTTCGCCGTGCAGCAGGTGGTCGAGGCCATGTCACCCGCCAACTTCCTCGCGACCAACCCGGAAGCGCAGCAGAAGCTGATCGAGACGAAGGGCGAGAGCCTGACCAAGGGCCTGGCCAATATGCTGGAGGACATGCGCCGCGGCCATATCTCCCAGTCCGACGAAAAGGCGTTCGAGGTGGGCCGCAACCTGGCCACGACCGAAGGCCAAGTGGTGTACGAGAACGCGCTGTTCCAGCTGCTGCAGTACAAGCCGCAGACTCCGACCGTGCACCAGCGCCCGCTGTTGATGGTGCCGCCGTGCATCAACAAATACTACATCCTGGACCTGCAGCCCGACAACTCGCTGGTGCGCTATGCCGTCGAGCAGGGCAACACCGTGTTCCTCGTCTCCTGGCGCAATGCCGACCAGTCGCTGGCGCAGACGGGCTGGGACGACTACGTGGAGCAGGGCGTCATCGAGGCCCTGCGCGTGACGCAGGATATCTCCCGCGAGGACAAGCTGAACACGCTGGGCTTCTGCGTCGGCGGCACGCTGCTGGCCACCGCGCTGGCGGTACTGGCGGCGCGCGGCGAGCAGCCGGCCGCCAGCGTGACCTTGCTGACGACGTTCCTGGATTTCTCCGACACGGGCGTGCTGTCCGTCTTCGTCGACGAAACGCAGGTCAAGCTGCGCGAACAGACGCTGGCCCGCGGTGGCCTGATGGCGGGGCGCGACCTGGCCAGCACGTTCTCGAGCCTGCGCCCGAACGACCTGGTGTGGAACTACGTGCAGTCGAACTACCTGAAGGGCAACGAGCCGCCGCCGTTCGACTTGTTGTACTGGAACGCCGATTCGACCAACCTGCCGGGTCCCATGTTCTGCTGGTACCTGCGCAACACGTACCTGGAAAACAGCCTGAAGGTGCCGGGCAAGCTGACGGTCGCGGGCGTGCCCGTGGACCTGGGCACGATCGATGCGCCGGTCTTCGTCTACGCGTCGCGCGAGGACCATATCGTGCCGTGGCAATCGGCGTACGGCTCGACCCTGGTGCTCAATCCGGGCCGGCGCGAACGCAACCGCTTCGTGCTTGGCGCCTCCGGCCACATCGCCGGCGTCATCAATTCGCCAGCGAAGAAGAAGCGCAGCTACTGGCTCAACGACGACGCCACCGCGCCGGCGGATGCGTGGCTGGCCGGCGCCACCGAACATCCCGGCAGCTGGTGGCCCGAGTGGGCCGCGTTCCTGGCCGAACACGGCGGCAAGGACGTCAAGGCGCCGGCCAAGCTGGGCAATGCCAAATACAAGCCGATCGAGCCGGCCCCCGGGCGCTACGTCAAGCAGAAGGCGGAGTGA
- a CDS encoding RluA family pseudouridine synthase: MNLNHVPDAAEQLPDPLLDNDVDADFDGEFPGATVPGFAEPLAPIELQLTPEACGERLDKVIAKLVPQFSRGRLQSWIEEGFVTVDGKPAKVRATVYGDEKVVVLPQAAPEDVAFAPEEIALNVVYEDDHLIVVNKPAGLVVHPGAGNWSGTLLNGLLHRWPQLGGVPRAGIVHRLDKDTSGLMVIGKDLPTQTDLVRQLQARTVKREYWALVWGTPRLSGTIDASMGRHQKDRVKMAVSTSLGSKPAITHYQRLESGELDRRPVTLVQCRLETGRTHQIRVHMAHLGFPLVGDYVYGKPHLTGVFHRQALQARRLGLVHPATGEACEWIVPLADDFRALLDEAGIEEPPETVIGEDYADEDDFDDEDE; this comes from the coding sequence GTGAACTTGAACCATGTGCCGGATGCGGCCGAACAATTGCCCGATCCACTGCTCGATAACGATGTTGACGCCGATTTTGACGGCGAGTTCCCCGGCGCCACCGTGCCGGGCTTTGCCGAGCCGCTGGCGCCGATCGAGCTGCAGCTGACCCCCGAGGCGTGCGGCGAACGGCTCGACAAGGTGATCGCCAAACTCGTGCCGCAGTTTTCGCGCGGCCGGCTGCAAAGCTGGATCGAGGAGGGCTTCGTCACCGTCGACGGCAAGCCCGCCAAGGTGCGCGCCACCGTGTACGGTGACGAAAAAGTCGTCGTGCTGCCGCAGGCGGCACCGGAGGACGTGGCCTTCGCGCCGGAAGAGATCGCCCTGAACGTCGTCTACGAGGACGACCACCTGATCGTCGTGAACAAGCCGGCCGGCCTCGTCGTGCATCCGGGCGCCGGCAACTGGTCCGGCACCTTGCTGAACGGCCTGCTGCACCGCTGGCCGCAACTGGGCGGCGTGCCGCGCGCCGGCATCGTCCACCGCCTGGACAAGGATACCAGCGGCCTGATGGTGATCGGCAAGGACCTGCCCACGCAGACCGACCTGGTGCGCCAGCTGCAGGCCCGTACCGTCAAGCGCGAGTACTGGGCGCTGGTATGGGGCACGCCGCGCCTGTCCGGCACCATCGACGCATCGATGGGCCGGCACCAGAAGGACCGTGTCAAGATGGCCGTCTCGACCAGCCTGGGATCGAAACCCGCCATCACGCACTACCAGCGGCTGGAGTCGGGCGAGCTGGACCGTCGACCCGTCACCCTCGTGCAATGCCGCCTGGAGACGGGCCGCACGCACCAGATCCGCGTGCACATGGCGCACCTGGGCTTCCCGCTGGTGGGCGACTACGTATATGGCAAGCCGCACCTGACGGGCGTGTTCCACCGCCAGGCCCTGCAGGCACGCCGCCTGGGCCTCGTGCATCCGGCCACCGGCGAGGCCTGCGAATGGATCGTGCCGCTGGCGGACGACTTCCGCGCGCTGCTGGACGAGGCGGGCATCGAGGAACCGCCCGAGACAGTGATCGGCGAGGACTATGCCGACGAAGACGACTTCGACGACGAGGACGAATGA
- the yaaA gene encoding peroxide stress protein YaaA yields MLIVLSPAKSLDLETPSPTDHTTAPALLEHSEQLIAQLREFSPAQLAELMDLSDALSALNVGRYASWTTALDDARQAVMTFNGDVYDGLSARTMAPPQLDYTQSRIRILSGLYGLLRPLDLIHPHRLEMGTRLKNPRGKDLYAFWGDLITDALNATAREQGARWLVNCASEEYFKSVRKAKLDVPVITPVFEEWKNGKYKIISFYAKRARGLLARYAAERHITEPEQLKAFDVDGYAFDEQASNDATWVFRRKA; encoded by the coding sequence ATGCTGATAGTACTTTCCCCCGCAAAAAGTCTCGACCTTGAGACGCCTTCTCCCACCGATCACACCACCGCACCCGCGTTGCTCGAGCACTCCGAGCAGCTGATCGCCCAGCTGCGCGAGTTCTCGCCGGCCCAGCTGGCCGAGCTGATGGACTTGTCGGATGCGCTGTCGGCCCTGAATGTGGGCCGTTATGCCTCCTGGACGACAGCGCTGGACGACGCCCGCCAGGCCGTGATGACGTTCAACGGCGATGTCTACGACGGCCTCTCGGCGCGCACGATGGCGCCGCCCCAGCTGGACTACACGCAGTCGCGCATCCGCATCCTGTCCGGCCTGTACGGCCTGCTGCGCCCGCTCGACCTGATCCACCCGCACCGCCTGGAAATGGGCACGCGGCTGAAGAACCCGCGCGGCAAGGACCTGTACGCATTCTGGGGCGACCTGATCACGGACGCGCTGAACGCGACGGCGCGCGAGCAGGGCGCCCGCTGGCTGGTCAATTGCGCGTCGGAAGAGTATTTCAAGTCCGTGCGCAAGGCCAAGCTGGACGTGCCCGTCATCACGCCCGTGTTCGAGGAATGGAAGAACGGCAAGTACAAGATCATCTCGTTCTACGCCAAGCGCGCGCGCGGCCTGCTGGCCCGCTATGCGGCCGAGCGCCACATCACGGAGCCGGAACAGCTGAAGGCGTTCGACGTGGATGGATATGCGTTCGACGAGCAGGCGTCGAACGATGCGACGTGGGTGTTCCGCCGCAAGGCGTGA
- a CDS encoding outer membrane protein assembly factor BamD codes for MQKKIKVVAATVALLSLSACGLLPEQSDETKGWSATKLYSEAKEEMAGQHYERAIQLYEKLEASYPFGVYAQQAQMEVAYAYYKAQDQAQALAAVERFIKLHPNHPNVDYMYYLRGLVNFNDQLSLLNFVYEQDPAERDPKATREAFAAFKALVDKFPNSKYTPDAVDRMKYLINAMAKYEVYVARYYYRRGAYLAAANRAQEAVRDYRDSPSVEEALWIMARSYDKLGNTTLRDDTMRVFKLNFPNSKFLEEGAPKQERKWWKFWS; via the coding sequence ATGCAAAAAAAAATCAAGGTGGTGGCAGCAACGGTAGCACTGCTCAGTTTGTCGGCCTGCGGCCTGCTGCCTGAACAGTCCGACGAGACCAAAGGCTGGTCCGCAACGAAATTATACTCGGAGGCCAAGGAAGAAATGGCCGGCCAGCACTACGAGCGTGCAATCCAGCTGTACGAGAAGCTCGAAGCCAGCTATCCGTTCGGCGTGTACGCCCAGCAGGCGCAGATGGAAGTGGCCTATGCCTACTACAAGGCACAGGACCAGGCCCAGGCGCTGGCGGCCGTGGAGCGCTTCATCAAGCTGCACCCGAACCATCCGAATGTCGACTACATGTACTACCTGCGCGGCCTGGTCAATTTCAATGACCAGCTGAGCCTGTTGAACTTCGTCTACGAGCAGGATCCCGCCGAGCGCGACCCGAAAGCCACGCGCGAAGCGTTTGCCGCCTTCAAGGCACTGGTCGACAAATTCCCGAACAGCAAGTACACGCCGGACGCCGTCGACAGGATGAAGTACCTGATCAACGCGATGGCGAAGTACGAAGTGTACGTGGCGCGCTATTACTACCGCCGCGGCGCCTACCTCGCCGCCGCCAACCGCGCACAGGAAGCCGTGCGCGACTACCGCGATTCGCCGTCGGTCGAGGAAGCGCTGTGGATCATGGCGCGCAGCTATGACAAGCTGGGCAACACCACGCTGCGCGACGACACGATGCGCGTGTTCAAGCTGAACTTCCCGAATTCGAAGTTCCTCGAGGAAGGCGCGCCGAAGCAGGAGCGCAAGTGGTGGAAGTTCTGGAGCTGA
- a CDS encoding HDOD domain-containing protein, producing the protein MMGADEIIRSVRDLPSLPAVVAELLMTMEQEEIDTHALAAKITHDQALTAKTLRLANSSFYGLQSKVTSIAQAISVLGFHSIRTLVTACSVTASFTPRPGGDFDFGAFWRHATAGAVAARVLAPHLRVNPDTAFTAGLLHDLGTLVLVTRFPLDYRHVATWQRQHDSTTATAEQALFGTDHAVVGAALAAHWKFPQSIQMAVAEHHAMPADDGMAPANLSTVIQAANVLARALDLGGAENDQVPPLSLAVWNAFDLDENTWDGIFGTTEQLYQDMCQTLSP; encoded by the coding sequence ATGATGGGTGCCGACGAAATCATTCGCAGTGTGCGCGACCTGCCTTCGCTGCCGGCCGTGGTGGCCGAACTGCTCATGACGATGGAGCAGGAGGAAATCGATACCCATGCGCTGGCGGCGAAAATCACGCATGACCAGGCGCTGACGGCCAAGACCTTGCGCCTGGCCAATTCGTCCTTCTATGGCTTGCAGTCGAAGGTAACCAGCATCGCCCAGGCCATTTCGGTGCTGGGCTTCCACAGCATCCGCACGCTCGTGACGGCATGCTCCGTGACGGCCAGCTTCACGCCCCGCCCCGGCGGCGACTTCGATTTCGGCGCGTTCTGGCGCCACGCCACGGCCGGTGCCGTGGCTGCCCGTGTGCTCGCACCTCACCTGCGCGTCAATCCGGACACGGCGTTCACGGCCGGACTGCTGCACGATCTGGGTACGCTGGTGCTGGTGACGCGCTTTCCGCTCGACTACCGCCACGTGGCGACCTGGCAACGCCAGCACGACAGCACCACGGCCACGGCCGAGCAGGCCCTGTTCGGTACGGACCACGCCGTTGTCGGCGCGGCGCTGGCGGCGCACTGGAAGTTTCCACAGTCGATACAGATGGCCGTGGCGGAACACCACGCCATGCCAGCCGACGATGGCATGGCGCCGGCCAACCTGAGCACCGTCATTCAGGCGGCCAACGTGCTGGCCCGGGCGCTGGACCTGGGCGGCGCGGAAAACGACCAGGTGCCGCCCCTGTCGCTGGCGGTGTGGAATGCGTTCGATCTGGACGAGAATACCTGGGACGGCATTTTCGGCACCACCGAGCAGCTGTATCAGGACATGTGCCAGACGCTTTCCCCATGA
- a CDS encoding putative toxin-antitoxin system toxin component, PIN family, with product MIPPSSPALPERVVIDTNVCLDLFVFHDPRWAGLLAAIESGAVEAITRADCRDEYNIVLHYPHLPLDDGSRPVAAARFDALIKVVEAPVSGTRLPVCTDPDDQKFLELARDADAHTLISKDKALLKLAKRLQKAGLFRVIPPEKWALAGSALPGA from the coding sequence ATGATACCTCCTTCATCCCCTGCTCTGCCGGAACGCGTCGTGATCGACACCAACGTCTGCCTCGACCTGTTCGTGTTCCATGACCCGCGCTGGGCCGGCTTGCTCGCCGCCATCGAGAGCGGCGCCGTCGAGGCGATCACGCGCGCCGATTGCCGCGATGAGTACAACATCGTGCTGCATTATCCCCACCTGCCGCTGGACGACGGCAGCCGCCCGGTCGCGGCGGCCCGTTTCGACGCGCTGATCAAAGTAGTCGAAGCGCCGGTATCGGGTACGCGCCTGCCGGTCTGCACCGATCCGGACGACCAGAAGTTCCTCGAACTGGCGCGCGACGCCGACGCGCACACGCTCATCAGCAAAGACAAAGCCCTGCTGAAACTGGCGAAACGACTGCAAAAGGCCGGCCTGTTCCGTGTCATCCCGCCAGAGAAATGGGCGCTGGCCGGCTCCGCTCTGCCAGGCGCCTGA
- the pgeF gene encoding peptidoglycan editing factor PgeF, producing the protein MSTASNAPQWLVPDWPDLPASVGVLCTTRRGGVSPPPYDDGQGKGGLNLGTHVGDAPRCVERNRDIVRAELPAEPAWLAQVHGTAVVDAGMVDTLAGVTPAADASFTRERGVVCAILTADCLPVLLCDAAGTTVGAVHAGWRGLADGVLEQAVAAMRRAGAGELHAWLGAAIGPAKFEVGPEVLEAFLARADQNVDLVRAAFIPVAERPGKYLCNLYALARIALARVGVHRIAGGDFCTVSNSGRFYSYRRDGITGRQASLIWIR; encoded by the coding sequence ATGAGCACAGCTTCCAACGCGCCGCAATGGCTGGTGCCGGACTGGCCAGACCTGCCGGCCTCGGTCGGCGTGCTGTGCACGACGCGGCGCGGAGGCGTCAGCCCGCCGCCGTATGACGACGGGCAGGGCAAGGGCGGCCTGAACCTCGGCACCCACGTGGGCGACGCGCCTCGCTGTGTCGAGCGCAACCGCGACATCGTGCGCGCCGAGCTGCCGGCCGAGCCGGCATGGCTGGCGCAGGTGCACGGCACGGCCGTTGTCGACGCGGGCATGGTCGATACCCTGGCCGGCGTCACGCCCGCGGCCGATGCCAGTTTCACGCGCGAGCGCGGCGTCGTCTGCGCCATCCTGACGGCCGACTGCCTGCCGGTCCTGCTGTGCGATGCGGCCGGCACGACGGTCGGGGCCGTGCACGCGGGTTGGCGCGGCCTGGCCGACGGCGTGCTGGAGCAGGCGGTGGCGGCGATGCGCAGGGCGGGCGCCGGCGAGCTGCACGCCTGGCTGGGCGCGGCCATCGGCCCGGCCAAGTTCGAAGTGGGGCCGGAAGTGCTGGAGGCGTTCCTGGCGCGGGCGGACCAGAACGTCGACCTGGTGCGCGCCGCCTTCATACCCGTCGCCGAGCGGCCCGGCAAATACCTGTGCAACCTGTATGCGCTGGCCCGCATCGCGCTGGCGCGCGTGGGCGTGCACCGGATCGCGGGCGGCGACTTCTGCACCGTGTCGAACTCCGGGCGCTTCTATTCCTATCGCCGCGACGGCATCACGGGCCGCCAGGCCAGTCTCATCTGGATCAGGTGA
- a CDS encoding ATP-binding protein, with the protein MTAHSLLSGVPPGAGAAEIAVSEYFDGHPVPTFAINAAHVVTHWNRACEHLLGWSKAEMVGTGRHWQAFYKYQRPLLADLIVAGQEDSAELHYPGKWRRSTLIQGGFEAEDFFPNIGPSGHWLHFTAAPLRDHTGRVVGAIETLRDVTERRAAENELRRAHDNLGHLVERRTAQLAEMNEQLQADIRQRHLAEAELRRSNLELTALNGQLLHAQQQLMQADKLASIGHLAAGVAHEINNPIGYIFSNFTTLHTYFDQLLAMLDAYRGAEAVMDGAAALRAMRERIDLDFLRGDIPTLLAESREGIVRVRHIVQDLKDFSRADIHQDWVWANVHQGIDSTLNIVGNEVKYRAEVIKQYGDIPDIECLPVQVNQVIMNLLVNAAHAMGAERGRITVSTGREGDGHIWIDIADSGCGIPADILPRIFDPFFTTKEVGKGTGLGLSLSYGIIQRHSGRIEVESEPDRGSRFRVLLPVHQHAASEDAG; encoded by the coding sequence ATGACCGCGCATTCCTTGCTATCCGGTGTGCCGCCGGGCGCCGGCGCCGCCGAGATCGCCGTCTCGGAATATTTCGACGGCCATCCGGTGCCCACGTTCGCCATCAACGCGGCCCACGTCGTCACGCACTGGAACCGGGCCTGCGAGCACCTGCTGGGCTGGAGCAAGGCCGAAATGGTCGGCACCGGGCGCCACTGGCAGGCATTTTACAAGTACCAGCGGCCGCTGCTGGCGGACCTGATCGTGGCTGGCCAGGAAGACAGTGCCGAGCTGCACTACCCGGGCAAATGGCGCCGCTCGACGCTGATCCAGGGCGGCTTCGAAGCCGAGGACTTCTTTCCCAATATCGGCCCGTCCGGCCACTGGCTGCACTTTACCGCCGCGCCGCTGCGCGACCACACGGGGCGTGTCGTCGGCGCCATCGAGACGCTGCGCGACGTTACCGAACGGCGCGCGGCCGAAAACGAGCTGCGCCGTGCGCACGACAATTTGGGCCACCTGGTCGAACGGCGCACCGCCCAGCTGGCCGAAATGAACGAGCAGTTACAGGCGGACATTCGCCAGCGCCACCTGGCCGAGGCCGAACTAAGACGCAGCAACCTCGAGCTGACGGCATTGAACGGGCAACTCCTACATGCCCAGCAGCAGCTGATGCAGGCCGACAAGCTCGCGTCCATCGGCCACCTGGCCGCCGGCGTGGCGCATGAAATCAACAATCCGATCGGCTATATCTTTTCCAATTTTACTACCCTGCACACCTACTTCGACCAGCTGCTGGCGATGCTCGACGCCTACCGGGGTGCCGAGGCCGTGATGGACGGCGCTGCGGCGCTGCGCGCAATGCGCGAGCGGATCGACCTCGACTTCCTGCGCGGGGATATCCCCACCCTGCTGGCCGAGTCGCGCGAGGGTATTGTCCGGGTCCGGCATATCGTTCAGGACCTGAAGGACTTTTCGCGCGCCGATATCCACCAGGACTGGGTCTGGGCCAATGTGCATCAAGGCATTGACTCGACATTGAACATCGTCGGCAACGAAGTCAAGTACCGGGCGGAGGTGATCAAGCAGTATGGCGACATTCCCGACATCGAATGCTTGCCGGTGCAGGTCAACCAGGTCATCATGAACCTCCTGGTCAATGCCGCCCATGCCATGGGCGCCGAGCGGGGCCGCATTACCGTCAGCACCGGTCGCGAAGGCGACGGCCACATCTGGATCGATATAGCCGACTCCGGCTGCGGCATCCCGGCCGACATCCTGCCGCGCATTTTCGATCCGTTCTTCACCACCAAGGAAGTCGGCAAGGGTACCGGCCTAGGGCTGTCGCTATCGTACGGCATCATACAACGGCACAGCGGCCGTATCGAAGTGGAATCGGAACCCGACCGCGGCAGTCGCTTTCGCGTACTCCTGCCGGTGCATCAGCACGCCGCCAGCGAGGACGCAGGATGA